A DNA window from Kitasatospora atroaurantiaca contains the following coding sequences:
- a CDS encoding sensor domain-containing protein — MTTSTMSHAEYRLPHGHQSGEERGPSFRRAPFAAATYRELGFLLSGLPIAVAGFSFVVILFSAGLGLVVTMLGLPVLALLLSGARGFGALERNRARTLLATDVTAPAPVRPTREGFWGGVTARLADAAGWRAALYQVLMFPWTVLSFSVSLTFVITGWVVALYPLYHWVFARYTSWPGYRVFDFTKDGKHYEYYVTSPLQIATVSAIGLALVFLTPLLNRALANVHRLAVRGLLGAR; from the coding sequence ATGACCACCAGCACCATGAGCCACGCCGAGTACCGGCTGCCGCACGGCCACCAGAGCGGCGAGGAGCGCGGTCCGTCGTTCCGGCGGGCCCCGTTCGCGGCCGCCACCTACCGTGAGCTGGGCTTCCTGCTCAGCGGCCTGCCCATCGCCGTCGCGGGGTTCAGCTTCGTCGTGATCCTCTTCTCGGCGGGCCTCGGCCTGGTCGTCACGATGCTCGGCCTCCCCGTGCTCGCCCTGCTGCTCTCGGGGGCCCGGGGCTTCGGCGCCCTGGAGCGCAACCGTGCCCGCACCCTGCTCGCCACCGACGTGACCGCCCCCGCGCCCGTCCGGCCCACCCGAGAGGGCTTCTGGGGTGGTGTCACCGCCCGACTGGCGGATGCCGCGGGCTGGCGGGCGGCGCTCTACCAGGTGCTGATGTTCCCGTGGACGGTGCTGAGCTTCTCGGTCTCGCTGACCTTCGTGATCACCGGCTGGGTGGTCGCGCTGTACCCGCTCTACCACTGGGTCTTCGCCCGCTACACGTCCTGGCCCGGCTACCGGGTCTTCGACTTCACCAAGGACGGCAAGCACTACGAGTACTACGTCACCTCGCCGCTGCAGATCGCAACGGTGTCGGCGATCGGTCTGGCCCTGGTCTTCCTGACGCCTCTGCTGAACCGGGCGCTCGCCAACGTCCATCGGCTGGCGGTCCGAGGCCTGCTCGGAGCCCGCTGA
- a CDS encoding class I SAM-dependent methyltransferase, whose amino-acid sequence MSTPAMLITSRPLDEYCQLFGLTRSELSAVPGPVLDCPGGAAGLAAEAGELGVRVIATDPAYAAPLPALTALARAGRDAMAAAMTATPHLYLSPRHLPYDKYLRSWDRARRLFAADSSAHPERYVAAALPRLPFADGSFALTLSSYLLFAYPALFPPAGQLAGLLELARVTAPEGEVRIYPLHDGTGRRCRHLDELRAALGRRQVSSEVRRMARPGDGRTRRVLVLRAADHRRRNGRQH is encoded by the coding sequence GTGAGCACGCCTGCCATGCTGATCACCTCCCGCCCGCTCGACGAGTACTGCCAGCTCTTCGGCCTCACCCGCAGTGAACTGAGCGCGGTGCCGGGCCCCGTTCTGGACTGCCCGGGCGGCGCCGCCGGCCTCGCCGCCGAGGCCGGCGAGCTGGGCGTCCGGGTGATCGCCACGGACCCGGCGTACGCGGCGCCGCTGCCCGCCCTCACCGCCCTCGCCCGGGCCGGGCGGGACGCCATGGCCGCCGCGATGACGGCGACCCCGCACCTGTACCTGTCGCCCCGTCATCTCCCGTACGACAAGTACCTGCGCAGCTGGGACCGGGCCCGCCGGCTCTTCGCCGCCGACAGCTCCGCCCACCCCGAGCGCTACGTCGCCGCCGCGCTGCCCCGACTCCCCTTCGCCGACGGCTCGTTCGCGCTCACCCTCAGCTCGTACCTGCTCTTCGCGTACCCGGCGCTCTTCCCGCCGGCCGGCCAGCTCGCCGGCTTACTGGAACTCGCCCGGGTCACCGCCCCCGAGGGCGAGGTCCGGATCTACCCCCTGCACGACGGCACCGGCCGCCGCTGCCGGCACCTCGACGAGCTCCGGGCCGCCCTGGGGAGGCGTCAAGTCTCCAGCGAGGTACGGCGGATGGCCAGACCGGGCGACGGCCGGACCCGCCGCGTCCTGGTGCTGCGCGCCGCCGACCACCGCCGCCGGAACGGCCGGCAGCACTGA
- a CDS encoding prohibitin family protein, protein MLYISLLLLALGITLVVLRRREVVEFRLATLTGILTGAVGLLLGLSTFTYVVEPYEVGVPTTLGKVGTTWQSGLHLKSPLTDVTTFSTRPADLNLTGNDTVEVRSSEGGVLYADLTVKWSIDPEHTLALYKLAGSAEAVQQRLVYPDSREIVRNVFARHTGVEGYSTQREAITAEIDKLITARLAPRGILVNGVNLRNVKPSDGLQKAIDQKIQQDQATAQAEAAVRTAKAEAEKRKIDSESTAAANTAIANSLTDKILMSQCIEAFKAAAEKNPVYASPCGSAGTPVIVDGTKK, encoded by the coding sequence ATGCTCTACATCTCCCTGCTGCTCCTCGCCCTCGGCATCACGCTGGTCGTCCTCAGACGGCGCGAGGTCGTCGAATTCCGCCTCGCCACCCTCACCGGCATCCTGACCGGCGCCGTCGGGCTCCTCCTCGGGCTCAGCACCTTCACGTACGTGGTCGAGCCGTACGAGGTGGGCGTGCCGACCACCCTCGGCAAGGTGGGCACGACCTGGCAGTCCGGTCTGCACCTGAAGTCCCCGCTGACCGATGTGACCACCTTCTCGACCCGCCCGGCCGACCTCAACCTCACCGGCAACGACACCGTGGAGGTCCGGTCCTCCGAGGGCGGTGTGCTCTACGCCGACCTCACCGTGAAGTGGTCGATAGACCCCGAGCACACCCTGGCGCTCTACAAGCTGGCCGGCAGCGCGGAGGCCGTCCAGCAACGGCTGGTCTACCCGGACAGCCGGGAGATCGTCCGCAACGTCTTCGCCCGCCACACCGGCGTCGAGGGTTACAGCACGCAGCGGGAGGCGATAACCGCCGAGATCGACAAGCTGATCACCGCGCGGCTGGCCCCGCGCGGCATCCTGGTGAACGGCGTCAACCTGCGCAACGTCAAGCCGAGCGACGGCCTGCAGAAGGCGATCGACCAGAAGATCCAGCAGGACCAGGCCACCGCGCAGGCCGAGGCGGCGGTGCGCACCGCGAAGGCCGAGGCCGAGAAGCGGAAGATCGATTCCGAGAGCACGGCGGCGGCGAACACGGCGATCGCCAATTCGCTGACCGACAAGATCCTGATGAGCCAGTGCATCGAGGCCTTCAAGGCCGCCGCGGAGAAGAACCCGGTCTACGCGAGCCCCTGCGGCTCGGCCGGCACACCGGTGATCGTGGACGGCACGAAGAAGTAG
- a CDS encoding PrsW family intramembrane metalloprotease, with protein sequence MSSPSSGSPYPHAPVRTTVAAAAATDPPTRATGTRSIPGPRVRRASWLLPWHPYVGVDNLLRRAAALRYPALSSALAALALAGCGVLILRLVHRQTGTTGLLVGLGLALLPLPFVLGALAWLNQTARVPLRHTLFCLAWGACAATTVAIMANGWASDFLIAHQGSARGETLGAEFATPLIEEAAKGAALLMLLLPVRRRLRCRAERTCAVLVRRSPAPLRRSAHRLRLTARLRPRLRPLPYFRPHPRVRTRSRARSSPRTLAAGIVLGGVTACGFAFTENALYLGRAFTDDQQSRLDSIGLGQPPSLRDFDSTVHTFVLRGLLSPFAHPLFTALTGLGIAITLTTGRRWLARLAAPAGLLLSMALHGTWNAAAGLGTHGFLLVYGALMVPCFATLVCFAVWARARTARHPVRHPVRS encoded by the coding sequence GTGAGCAGTCCGTCCAGCGGCAGCCCATACCCCCACGCGCCGGTCCGCACCACGGTCGCCGCCGCTGCCGCCACAGACCCGCCCACGCGCGCCACCGGCACCCGGTCGATCCCGGGGCCCCGAGTGCGCCGGGCGAGCTGGCTGCTGCCCTGGCACCCGTACGTCGGGGTGGACAACCTGCTGCGCCGCGCGGCCGCGCTGCGCTACCCGGCGCTCTCCTCCGCCCTGGCCGCCTTGGCGCTGGCCGGCTGCGGGGTGCTGATCCTGCGGCTGGTGCACCGGCAGACCGGCACCACCGGCCTGCTGGTCGGTCTCGGCCTGGCGCTGTTGCCGCTGCCGTTCGTCCTGGGCGCGCTCGCCTGGCTCAACCAGACGGCCAGGGTCCCGCTGCGGCACACGCTGTTCTGCCTGGCCTGGGGGGCCTGCGCGGCGACCACCGTGGCGATCATGGCCAACGGCTGGGCCAGCGACTTCCTGATCGCCCACCAGGGCAGCGCACGCGGCGAGACGCTCGGGGCCGAGTTCGCGACCCCCCTGATCGAGGAGGCGGCCAAGGGTGCCGCCCTGCTGATGCTCCTGCTGCCGGTCCGCCGCCGGCTCCGATGTCGCGCCGAACGCACCTGCGCCGTCCTGGTCCGGCGCTCCCCGGCCCCGCTGCGCCGCTCCGCGCACCGGCTGCGGCTGACCGCCCGGCTCCGGCCGCGCCTGCGCCCGCTCCCGTACTTCCGCCCGCACCCGCGCGTCCGCACCCGCTCCCGGGCCCGCTCCAGCCCGCGCACCCTGGCCGCCGGGATCGTCCTGGGCGGGGTCACCGCCTGCGGCTTCGCGTTCACCGAGAACGCCCTCTACCTGGGCCGCGCCTTCACCGACGACCAGCAGTCCCGGCTGGACAGCATCGGGCTCGGCCAGCCCCCGAGCCTGCGCGACTTCGACAGCACCGTGCACACCTTCGTCCTGCGCGGCCTGCTCTCCCCGTTCGCGCACCCGCTGTTCACCGCACTCACCGGCCTGGGCATCGCGATCACCCTCACCACCGGCCGCCGCTGGCTGGCCCGGCTGGCCGCCCCCGCCGGGCTGCTGCTCTCGATGGCCCTGCACGGCACCTGGAACGCCGCCGCCGGGCTCGGCACCCACGGGTTCCTGCTGGTTTACGGGGCGCTGATGGTGCCGTGCTTCGCGACGCTGGTCTGCTTCGCCGTCTGGGCCAGGGCCCGGACGGCCCGGCACCCCGTGCGGCACCCGGTCCGCAGCTGA
- the trmB gene encoding tRNA (guanosine(46)-N7)-methyltransferase TrmB gives MTATAPSPQPSPSARLSAAPAGYPAPMYPHRATEAQHTERRIRSFQPRRGRMTNAQAGALDRGWEQYGIAIDGSPLDLKTLFGGLPVTLEIGFGMGETTAAMAAADPGMGILAADVHTPGHGNLLQLLERNGSENVRTAAGDAVILLRDMLTDASLAGLRVYFADPWPKPKHHKRRLVQPSFLELALPRLAPGALVHCATDWEPYAEQMLEVLSASPELENLHPEGDGTGWLEPADHPAGSLPGYAPRPEWRPVTKFERAGMAKGHVVHDLLFRRR, from the coding sequence GTGACTGCCACCGCCCCCAGCCCCCAGCCCTCCCCGTCCGCCCGGCTCTCCGCCGCACCGGCCGGGTACCCCGCGCCGATGTACCCGCACCGGGCCACCGAGGCCCAGCACACCGAGCGCCGGATCCGCAGCTTCCAGCCGCGCCGAGGCCGGATGACCAACGCCCAGGCCGGTGCGCTCGACCGGGGCTGGGAGCAGTACGGCATAGCGATCGACGGCAGCCCGCTCGATCTGAAGACCCTCTTCGGCGGCCTCCCGGTCACCCTGGAGATCGGCTTCGGCATGGGCGAGACCACCGCCGCGATGGCGGCCGCCGACCCCGGCATGGGCATCCTGGCCGCCGATGTGCACACCCCCGGCCACGGGAACCTGCTCCAGCTGCTGGAGCGGAACGGCTCGGAGAACGTCCGGACGGCCGCCGGCGACGCGGTGATCCTGCTGCGCGACATGCTCACCGACGCCTCGCTGGCGGGCCTGCGGGTGTACTTCGCCGACCCGTGGCCAAAGCCGAAGCACCACAAGCGGCGGCTGGTCCAGCCGTCCTTCCTGGAGCTGGCGCTGCCCCGGCTCGCGCCCGGCGCCCTGGTGCACTGCGCGACCGACTGGGAGCCGTACGCCGAGCAGATGCTCGAGGTGCTCTCCGCCTCGCCCGAGCTGGAGAACCTGCACCCCGAGGGCGACGGCACCGGCTGGCTGGAGCCCGCCGACCACCCGGCCGGCAGCCTGCCCGGCTACGCGCCCCGGCCCGAGTGGCGCCCGGTCACCAAGTTCGAGCGGGCCGGGATGGCCAAGGGCCACGTGGTGCACGACCTGCTGTTCCGCCGCCGCTGA
- the lhgO gene encoding L-2-hydroxyglutarate oxidase, producing MGYDFDVLVVGGGIVGLSTAYALTLARPGLRVALVEKEESFAQHQTGRNSGVIHSGVYYRPGSLKARYATSGAAEMVEFCREHGIPYEVTGKLIVATGREELPRLHALARRGRENGIPVTELDAGGIGEYEPEVTGLAGLHIGTTGICDFAAVALKYAELAAQAGAVLRTGTELRGIARRADGVTVQTAAGELRCGVLVNCAGLHSDRIARLAGDDPGVRIVPFRGEYYELTKERRDLVRGLVYPVPDPAFPFLGVHLTRGVHGDVHVGPNAVPALAREGYDWRTVRPRDLAETVRFPGTWHIARRHWRYEVGELHRSLSKRAFTVAVQRLLPAVTAADLVPAAAGVRAQAVARDGALLDDFAFAGFDPDDPSSARRVVHVLNAPSPAATASLPIGREVARRALAALAASG from the coding sequence GTGGGTTACGACTTCGACGTACTGGTGGTGGGCGGCGGGATCGTGGGGCTGTCCACGGCCTACGCGCTGACCCTGGCGCGTCCGGGGCTCCGGGTGGCGCTGGTGGAGAAGGAGGAGTCCTTCGCCCAGCACCAGACGGGCCGCAACAGCGGGGTCATCCACAGCGGTGTGTACTACCGCCCGGGCTCGCTGAAGGCCAGGTACGCGACCTCCGGTGCGGCCGAGATGGTGGAGTTCTGCCGCGAGCACGGCATCCCGTACGAGGTGACCGGCAAGCTGATCGTGGCCACGGGCCGCGAGGAGCTGCCGCGCCTGCACGCGCTGGCCCGGCGCGGGCGGGAGAACGGCATCCCCGTCACCGAGCTGGACGCTGGCGGGATCGGCGAGTACGAGCCCGAGGTGACCGGCCTGGCCGGGCTGCACATCGGGACCACCGGCATCTGCGACTTCGCGGCCGTCGCCCTGAAGTACGCCGAACTCGCCGCGCAGGCGGGTGCGGTGCTGCGGACCGGCACCGAGCTGCGCGGCATCGCCCGGCGGGCGGACGGGGTGACCGTGCAGACCGCCGCCGGCGAGCTGCGCTGCGGCGTACTGGTGAACTGCGCCGGGCTGCACAGCGACCGGATCGCCCGGCTGGCCGGGGACGACCCGGGTGTGCGGATCGTCCCCTTCCGCGGCGAGTACTACGAACTCACCAAGGAGCGGCGGGACTTGGTACGCGGCCTGGTCTACCCGGTGCCGGACCCGGCGTTCCCCTTCCTCGGCGTGCACCTCACCCGAGGCGTGCACGGCGACGTCCACGTCGGCCCGAACGCCGTCCCCGCGCTGGCCCGTGAGGGCTACGACTGGCGCACCGTACGGCCGCGCGACCTCGCCGAGACGGTGCGCTTCCCCGGCACCTGGCACATCGCCCGGCGCCACTGGCGCTACGAGGTCGGCGAGTTGCACCGCTCGCTGTCCAAGCGGGCGTTCACGGTGGCGGTCCAGCGGCTGCTGCCGGCCGTCACGGCGGCCGACCTGGTGCCGGCCGCGGCGGGCGTGCGTGCCCAGGCGGTGGCCAGGGACGGCGCGCTGCTGGACGACTTCGCCTTCGCGGGCTTCGACCCCGACGACCCGTCCTCCGCCCGCCGGGTGGTGCACGTGCTGAACGCACCGTCCCCCGCCGCCACCGCCTCACTGCCGATCGGCCGCGAGGTCGCCCGCCGGGCGCTGGCGGCACTCGCGGCGAGCGGATAG